Proteins from a genomic interval of Candidatus Rokuibacteriota bacterium:
- a CDS encoding S49 family peptidase, with protein MRYERILAEVLSMPWAIHRDMLAQLAGILALRAAGKRLTDEEIEARIAPGQERAAGRGARGQVGAIAVMPIVGLLLPRAEALSQTSGAVSTQELVAQFQQLVANESVGAIILDMDSAGGSVGGVAEFADAVFQARAVKPVVAFANPMMASAAYWIGASASELVVAPSALVGSIGVYAAHHDLSEALAKEGVKITMISAGKNKVLGAEHEPLSEAARAEIQVHVDEFYSLFVKAVARGRGVAQQAVREGFGEGAVVGAERAVRLGMADRMGGIEQALGRAAQLAGRAGGTRALAARFDHDLDARQRWHMGAEIGRLRRDPMTPLG; from the coding sequence ATGAGGTACGAGCGGATCCTGGCCGAAGTCCTGTCCATGCCCTGGGCGATCCACCGCGACATGCTCGCCCAGCTCGCCGGCATCCTGGCGCTCCGGGCCGCCGGCAAGCGCCTGACCGACGAAGAGATCGAAGCGCGCATCGCTCCGGGCCAGGAGCGGGCGGCGGGGCGCGGCGCGCGCGGCCAGGTCGGGGCCATCGCCGTCATGCCGATCGTCGGCCTGTTGCTCCCGCGCGCCGAGGCGCTCTCGCAGACGAGCGGCGCGGTCAGCACGCAGGAGCTCGTGGCGCAGTTCCAGCAGCTCGTGGCCAACGAGAGCGTGGGCGCGATCATCCTCGACATGGACAGCGCCGGGGGCAGCGTCGGCGGGGTCGCCGAGTTCGCCGATGCGGTCTTCCAGGCGCGCGCCGTCAAGCCCGTCGTCGCCTTCGCCAACCCCATGATGGCCTCGGCCGCCTACTGGATCGGGGCCTCGGCCTCGGAGCTGGTCGTCGCGCCCTCCGCCCTCGTCGGGAGCATCGGCGTCTATGCCGCCCACCATGACCTCTCCGAGGCGCTCGCCAAGGAGGGGGTGAAGATCACGATGATCTCCGCCGGCAAGAACAAGGTCCTCGGCGCCGAGCACGAGCCGCTGTCGGAGGCGGCCCGCGCGGAGATCCAGGTGCACGTCGACGAGTTCTACAGCCTCTTCGTGAAGGCCGTCGCCCGGGGCCGCGGGGTCGCTCAGCAGGCCGTCCGCGAGGGCTTCGGCGAGGGCGCCGTCGTCGGGGCCGAGCGGGCCGTCCGACTCGGGATGGCGGATCGCATGGGCGGGATCGAGCAGGCGCTGGGGCGCGCTGCGCAGCTCGCGGGACGAGCGGGTGGTACCCGGGCACTCGCGGCCAGGTTCGATCACGACCTCGACGCCCGCCAGCGCTGGCACATGGGGGCGGAGATCGGGCGGCTCCGGCGCGACCCGATGACGCCGCTCGGATAG